The Novosphingobium sp. Gsoil 351 genome contains the following window.
GACCCGGGTCCACCCCGGCTCGATGTGACCGAACAAGTCCCAGGCGGTCTTGCCGAGCAGGTCGGACTCGCAATAGCGGCTCGGAAGGAGGAACGGCAGAACCTCGTCCGGCAGACGCTCGATCGGGTGCTCGTTGGCATCCAGCGTGACCGGTTCCGGTTTGCCGCTGTCTTCGACGACGAAGTCGCAGCTCAACTCAATGCCACCGGCCGGAACGGTTAATCGGGTGCAGACGTTGCCGAAGCCGTCTACAAAATCGAAGCGGGGCACGTCCGGCGCCAACGAAATGCGATGGGGACACCTCAGGTCGCGCCGGCGCTCGGGGCGTATGCTCAGCAGCGCGATCATCGGCGTTGCGCGCTCGGCACTGAAGGCAATTGTATATCCGCAGCTGATCAACATTGTGCGACCTTTCAAGCGAGCACAACGCGCGCGGCCGCGTTCCGCTCCAGCAAGGTCACACAAACACGATGTAAATTGCGCCAGATCACAAAGGCCGCTTCCCCCGGTGAACATCACGATCCAGACAGGCGGATATCGGCCCCTCTGCATCTACGGACACCCTTAGCCGTTGACGATGGTCCCGCCGTTGGGATGGAGCACCTGCCCCGACATGTACGAGGAATCCTCGCAGGCCAGGAACAGGAACGCCGGGGCGACCTCGTTGGGTTGGCCGGGGCGGCCCATCGGGGTGTCCGCACCAAAGTGCGCAAGCTTCTCGGGCGAAGAGCCGCCGCAGGGGTTTAGCGGGCTCCAGATCGGCCCCGGCGCCACCGCGTTGACGCGGATACCGTCCCCGATGAGGTTCTCCGACAGTGAACGCGTGAACGCGGTTATCGCGCCCTTGGTGCTCGAATAGTCGAGCAGTTCCTTGCTGCCTTGATACATCGTGATCGAGGTGCAGTTGATGATCGACGCGCCCTTTTTCAGGTGCGGCCGCGCCGCCTGGACCAGATAGAACATCGCGAAGATGTTGGTCTGGAAGGTGCGTTGGAGCTGCTCGACGGTGATGTCGCGAATGTCCTTGTCGGGGTGCTGCTCGCCGGCGTTGTTGACCAGCACGTCGACCCGGTCCCATCGCTCGATCGTTTCCGCGACGAGCCGCTTGCCCACCTCGGGGTCGCCGAGATCGCCGGGAAACGTCAGCGCCTCGGCGCCTTCCGCCTCGCACAGCTGCTTGGTCTTTGCCGCGTCGTCATGTTCACAGAGGTAGGCAATCGCGACTTTTGCACCCTCGCGCGCAAAGAGCACCGCCACCGCCCGGCCGATCCCTCTGTCCGCCCCGGTGACGATCGCCACTTTGCCCATGAGCCGCCCCGATCCGGGATAACGGGGCTGCCACTCAGGCTTGGGCTCAAGCCTGGATTCGTGGCCCGGCATCTTCGGTTCTTCGGCAATTGGCTCGATCAGCGCGGCTTCTGCGGTTTTCGTATCGGTCATGGCAATATCCCTTCGCCACCAAGAACCCGTTGGCCGTGAAAGAGTTCTCGATTGTGTAGGGTTGATCGCGCTCCTGCCTCAGTCCGTTTCGGAGACTGCGTTATGACCCTCAAGGCGTTGGCGCTAAACTGCACACTCAAGACCGGTGGCCAAGAAGGCAGCTCCACGGACGCGATGATCGCGGTCTTGGAGAAAGCCTTTAAGGCCGATAAAGTCGAAGTTACCGAAACGGTTCGAGTAGTCGATCTCAATATCACGCCGGGCGTCACGTCGGACGAGGGCGCAGGGGATGAATGGCCCGCTCTGCGAACGAAGATCCTCGCCCACGACATTCTGATCTTCGGCGGGCCGATCTGGATGGGGCAGGTCTCGAGCGTCGCCAAACGTGTCCTGGAAAGGATGGACGCCTTCCTGAGTGAGACCGACGAGCAAGGCCGGATGCCAAGCTACGGCAAGGTGGCGGTCGCCGCGATCGTGGGCAACGAGGACGGCGCGCATTTCTCCTCGGCGCAGCTATTCCAGGCACTTAACGATGTCGGTTGCACGCTACCCGCGGTCGCGGCATGCTACTGGGTCGGCGAAGCGATGGGCTCAACCGACTTTGTCGACCTGAAGCGAACTCCACAGAAGGTCACTGAGAGCGCAAAGATGGTGGCAGGCAACGCTGCGCACCTCGCAAAGTTGCTGAAAAAGACGCCTTATCCGGGATAGCTGCCGCCGAAGATGGAATGCTCTGACGCGCTCGGCTGAAGCCATAGACGGCGCGAGCGCACCCCCCCAATACCGGCTACCCCGCCGCGCCGTGGAGGAAAAACGACGACGAGGGGCGCCTACACAGCGCGCATGAGCCCCGGAACGTGAGCGAGCAGCTCCCGCGCCAGAAATCCTAGCGGACCCTGGCGTTCAGCGCAGCGACGACCTGCCTCGCCGTGGAGCCAAACCGCCCACAACGTGGCGCTCAGAGCATCCGTACCGCGCGCGACAAGGCCTGCTGCTATGCCAGCCATCACGTCGCCCGAACCTCCCGTGGCGAGCCCGACCCCGCCTCCCGAGTAGGCATAGAGCCGGCCTGATGGGGCGGCGACAAGACTCGTCGCGCCTTTCAGCACGCAAACCCCCCAAACCGTTCGGCAGCCGTCCTCACCGCGCCCGGCCGGTCGCGCTCGATATCGTCGATCCCACACTCGAGCATCCCCGCCAACTCGCCGGCGTGGGGGGTCAGGATCACCGGATGCTCGCGATCGTGCACCGCGCGGGTCCGCAACGGAGGCAGGCAAGTCAGCGCGGCGGCATCGAGCACAACCGGGGTTTGGCAAGTCTCCGAGGCCAGGATCCGATCCACGATCGCCCCCGCGGCACCGATGCTGGCGATCGCCGGGCCGACGACGATGCCATCGTTGCGTTCAAGAAGCTCATCCAAGGCGGCGCCGGCGCCGGGACCGATCTCACCGTCGTCATCCTCCGGCAAACCGTAAACGCCGACCTCGGGCATCGCCACACCCAGCGGCATGGCGGCCGATTCGATCGTCGCCACGCGCACCTTGCCAGCACCCGCGCGCAGCGCGCCCTCTGCCGTCAGGCGGATGCCCCCGGGCACCGTTCGGCAGCCGCCGATCGCCAGGACCCGGCCGCGCTCGTTCTTGTCGGCGTGATCGCCCGGCTGGGGGAGGGGATTCTCGCGCAGCCAAGTGGAATCGAGCGGGATGACATTGTGCTCAGCCACGCGCGGCGACCATCTTGTCGGGCGCGGCGGTGATCGGGGTCGCTTCCTCCTCCATCGGCGCGGTGACGTTGTAACGCGCGAGGACAAGGTTGCCATCGCGCCCCGCGGCGGGATCGAAACGATATTCGGTGATCGCGCAGTTCGCCACATCGCCCCGGGCGTCGATCGCCAGCACTTCGGCTTCGGAGAGATTCTCGATGACATAGCGCAGGCACAGCACCACCACCTGATGCGCCACGATCATGACCCGCCGGCCCGCGAAGTGGAGCGAAATCGTGTCCATCAACGCTCGTAGGCGAAAAATCACGTCGACCCACGATTCGCCTCCCGGCGGGCGATGATAGAACTTGCCGAGGATCTCGCGAAACCTCGCCTGGTCCGGCTGCATTTCGACAATCCCCCTGCGGGTCAACCCGTCGAGGATGCCGAATTCTTTCTCGCGCAGCCTCTCGTCAAGGCAGATGCGTTCCTCGGGCGGGCATCCTCCCGCGTTGCGGAACACCTCGGCGGTCTCCACTGCGCGGACATAAGGCGAGGCCAGCATGATTTCCGGGCGGCCGTCCTCGTGAGCGGCGGCGAACCAACTGCCCAACGCGGCGGCTTGCTCGCGCCCTAGCGCGGACAAGGGAACATCGACATCGCGGTGGGTCAACGAGATTTTCGCAAGCCCCGCCTCATCGGCGGCGTCGCGCGCCAGGTTTCCCGCGCTCTGGCCGTGCCGCACCACCCAAAGAACTGCGGGCCAGCGGGTTGAAGTGGTCCGGTGTTTATCCATTGGCTGCTGAACGAAAGCGCTGACGTTGGGGTTCCCATAGCTGGCCTGAGGTACCGGACTGGACCGGGCTGGAGCGACGGGGGGCACGGCCAAGAGGGCGCAGTTCACGACCTCAAACGTTCTGCCTGAAAGCTGTGGGGACTTTGGCCTTGCGCAGTTGGCTGCGGACTTTGGTCAGAAGCGGGCATGATCTCAAGAGGTGGTGAACGGAAGGGCGGCCTACCGCCGGAGCGACCTCTAGAAGTGGTCAGGCCGAGATCGGCCCAAGGCTGCCGTGGACTGTCTACGGGCGTGGCTGAACTCTTAGCTCGGATTCCCGCTCGCGGCGGACCTCACCACGCCAGCCAGAACGGTTCCGTCCCGGCGGTAACGCCGCCGAGATGCCGGACGTCCTGACCAGGCTCGAGGCGGAAGCTGGGAATCCGGGCGAACCACTCCTCGAGCAGGATCTTGATCTCCTGGCGGGCCAGGAACTGCCCTGGACAAATGTGGGCGCCGGCTCCGAACGTGACCTGCTTCTTGATCGTGCGGTCCATCTCGATCGCGAACGGGCATACATAACTGCGCACCTGCTGTTGCCCCGCCTTGACCGGTGGGCTGGGGCGGAGAATATGGGCGACGGCTGGATGCGAGCCGAGGGGAACGCCATGACGCGCTTCGGTTTCGTGCGCGACGCCATCACGTCGCAAAATTCCTGGCGGCGCGGCGCGATGGTCCTGCTTCTCGCCATGGGCACCGCGACCGCGGTGCGCTGGGGACTGGGCGTCGCCGCCGATCCAGTACCATTCGTCACCTACTTTCCCGCGGTCGTGCTGTGCACCCTGTTTGCGGGCTGGAGGTTTGGCCTTGCCAGTGTCCTGATCGCCGCCGCGATTGCCAACTGGGGCTTTCTCGACGAACCCGTCCATGCCCGATCGACCGTCCAAGCGGCAGTCATGACCGCCCTGTTCTTCTCGTCGTGCCTTCTCTTGGTGGCGACTACCGAAGCTCTGCGACAGACGCTCGCGCAAATGGCGGCCGCTCAGCGCCGATCTGAATTTCTAATGCGTGAGTTGCGCCACCGGGTTCGCAACACGCTGACGATTGTGCAGGCAATGGCGCAGCAATCTGCGCGAAGCGATCCAACTCAGTTCATCCCGGTGTTTTCCAAGCGCTTGTCCGCCCTGGCAAACGCTCATGATGTCATGTTCGATGACCCAGAGGGTGGATGCGATCTCGCTTCAATTATTGAGAAGGGCTGCGCCGCTTTCCACGAGGCGGGTAACTTCGCCATTGACGGGCCCAAGTGCTGCGTGCCTGACGAGGTTTGTGTTCCTCTGTCGCTTGCTCTCCACGAGCTGTGCACGAACGCACTTAAATATGGCGCGCTTTCCGTGCCAGCCGGCCGGGTACACGTGAACTGGACTCCGCCTGTTGACGGCAAGACGACCCTGGTGTGGGAAGAAACCGGCGGCCCCGAGGTCAAGCCGCCCACACGCAGCGGGATGGGATCCGCATTGCTGTCTTCGCCCGAGATAGGAAAAGCGGATCTGCAGTATCATCCTCGTGGGGTTCGTTGCGTAATGATGCTCAAAGTGAAGGATCAAGCTCAGGCCCTGTCACACAAGCCTTCACCGCCTCCTCGAGTTGAGCCATCCGATAGGGCTTCTTCAGGAACTTTGAGCCCGGGAGCAGCTCACCAAAAGATCCCGCGAATCCACTGACGTAGACAACACCAAGCTGCGGCAAAATTTGTCGGGCCTGGCTTGCCAAGGACCACCCGTCCAACTTGCCCGGCATCCGGATATCTGTGACGAGGACGTCAAAAGGCTCTCCCGCTGTGAGATGCGCAAAAGCGGCATCGCCGTTCTCGGCGACGACAACATCATGGCCTAGCTCGGCGAGGTCCTCTTCGGCCGCCATGCGCACGAGCGCTTCATCCTCGACGAGCAGAACCCGTGCCATTTACCCTCCCACCGAAGATCCCGCTTGTGCGACCATCCGGGGCAGGA
Protein-coding sequences here:
- a CDS encoding SDR family oxidoreductase, producing MTDTKTAEAALIEPIAEEPKMPGHESRLEPKPEWQPRYPGSGRLMGKVAIVTGADRGIGRAVAVLFAREGAKVAIAYLCEHDDAAKTKQLCEAEGAEALTFPGDLGDPEVGKRLVAETIERWDRVDVLVNNAGEQHPDKDIRDITVEQLQRTFQTNIFAMFYLVQAARPHLKKGASIINCTSITMYQGSKELLDYSSTKGAITAFTRSLSENLIGDGIRVNAVAPGPIWSPLNPCGGSSPEKLAHFGADTPMGRPGQPNEVAPAFLFLACEDSSYMSGQVLHPNGGTIVNG
- a CDS encoding flavodoxin family protein; translated protein: MTLKALALNCTLKTGGQEGSSTDAMIAVLEKAFKADKVEVTETVRVVDLNITPGVTSDEGAGDEWPALRTKILAHDILIFGGPIWMGQVSSVAKRVLERMDAFLSETDEQGRMPSYGKVAVAAIVGNEDGAHFSSAQLFQALNDVGCTLPAVAACYWVGEAMGSTDFVDLKRTPQKVTESAKMVAGNAAHLAKLLKKTPYPG
- a CDS encoding histidine phosphatase family protein, translated to MDKHRTTSTRWPAVLWVVRHGQSAGNLARDAADEAGLAKISLTHRDVDVPLSALGREQAAALGSWFAAAHEDGRPEIMLASPYVRAVETAEVFRNAGGCPPEERICLDERLREKEFGILDGLTRRGIVEMQPDQARFREILGKFYHRPPGGESWVDVIFRLRALMDTISLHFAGRRVMIVAHQVVVLCLRYVIENLSEAEVLAIDARGDVANCAITEYRFDPAAGRDGNLVLARYNVTAPMEEEATPITAAPDKMVAARG
- a CDS encoding cytochrome P450, coding for MRSYVCPFAIEMDRTIKKQVTFGAGAHICPGQFLARQEIKILLEEWFARIPSFRLEPGQDVRHLGGVTAGTEPFWLAW
- a CDS encoding sensor histidine kinase: MRELRHRVRNTLTIVQAMAQQSARSDPTQFIPVFSKRLSALANAHDVMFDDPEGGCDLASIIEKGCAAFHEAGNFAIDGPKCCVPDEVCVPLSLALHELCTNALKYGALSVPAGRVHVNWTPPVDGKTTLVWEETGGPEVKPPTRSGMGSALLSSPEIGKADLQYHPRGVRCVMMLKVKDQAQALSHKPSPPPRVEPSDRASSGTLSPGAAHQKIPRIH